A stretch of Atribacterota bacterium DNA encodes these proteins:
- a CDS encoding methyltransferase domain-containing protein, translating into MNREHLVRSVKNNLSYLAASSKEKDNLNRIISAIQVVDRVFFVRDKEDAYFDTALPIGYNQTISQPSTVARMLMIAELESGKNLLELGAGSGWNASLAGFLIHPGKVLSLDIVPQLIEKAQGNLNNLKRNLNYEDRGKLSNIEFKLLNILKQLNTWQEQYDRIIITAGINKTQENLIFQLAKKVLKEKGILVCPYTHGPLIILKKENSKVIKDTTMEQYVFVPLLD; encoded by the coding sequence ATGAATAGAGAACATCTGGTAAGAAGTGTTAAAAACAACTTATCATATCTGGCTGCCAGCAGTAAAGAGAAAGATAATCTAAATCGCATCATTAGTGCTATACAGGTAGTAGATAGAGTGTTTTTTGTCCGGGATAAAGAAGATGCTTATTTTGATACAGCTCTGCCCATTGGATATAATCAGACTATCTCTCAGCCATCTACAGTTGCCAGAATGCTTATGATAGCTGAACTGGAAAGTGGAAAAAATCTTTTAGAACTTGGTGCTGGAAGTGGTTGGAATGCCAGCTTGGCTGGATTTTTAATTCATCCCGGGAAAGTATTAAGTCTGGATATTGTACCTCAATTGATAGAAAAAGCTCAGGGAAATCTAAATAATCTGAAGAGAAACTTGAACTATGAAGATCGGGGAAAATTAAGTAATATTGAATTTAAGCTACTAAATATTTTAAAACAGCTTAATACGTGGCAGGAACAATATGACAGAATCATTATTACTGCCGGTATTAATAAAACACAGGAAAACTTAATTTTTCAATTAGCTAAAAAAGTACTCAAGGAGAAAGGTATTCTGGTTTGTCCCTATACCCATGGTCCTTTGATTATCCTAAAAAAAGAAAATAGTAAAGTAATCAAGGATACTACAATGGAACAATATGTCTTTGTCCCCTTATTAGATTGA